The DNA sequence TCCCACTACTCCCCAACATAATGGAGTAGCCAAACACAAAAATTGTCATcttcttgatgtggtacgtaCTCTCTTGTTAGAATCATCTATTCCATCCATGTTCTAAGTCGAGGCTCTGAAAACTGCTCTTCTTCTACTGTGGTCCTCCCCTTCTTTGAGCAGCAGTTCTCAAATCCTCATCAAGTTAGCTCTCACTTTAAATCAGGTCTTGTGTATACGAGACACTCTTGCCCACAGTCTCTTTCGATGGCTCACTCGATATATGATCCTACCATGCTCCAAACCCAGTCAATTGCAGCACCTCCAGAGCTTTTGGTACGTCGCTCTCCTCAAGTGTCTGTACCTCCAGATAGGTATGGGTTTTCTTCTGGCCCTTCTATTTCAGCTCTTACTGCTGCATTGCCTAATTTCAATATTCTCACATGCTACTCACATGTTGTCAAGCATGATTGTTGGCGACAAGTTATGCTGGAAAAAACTGCCGCTCTAGAGGCCAATCACACATGGGACTTTGTGCCTGTCAATTATGAAGAGATATTTGCTCCTGTGGCTAAGATGACCAATGCTCGTACGATTCTAGCTCTTGCTGCTTTCAATAATTGGCCACTATatcagatggatgtcaagaatgcttttcttcacGGAGAtcttaaaatgtatttatataaagcCACCCCCGGGATTGTTTCCCTCTCTGACCTTACATGTGTGTAAACTTCTCGCTctctttatggtctcaaacaagctccgAGGGTctgatttgataaattttgcaCCACTTTACTGCAATTTTCATTCAAGCAGAGCAAGTACGACACTTCATTGTTTTTTCGAAAATCAAACATGGGTATTGTTGgtcttttgatttattttgatgatattgtgatcacTGGTTTCGATTCTGCTTTACTTGTCCagctcaagactcatctctcAGAATATTTTCATACGAAAGATTTTGGatctctcacatattttcttggtcttgaggtgTAGCGTAGTCCTTCTGGTATTTCACTCAATCAACATAAGTATGCTAGTGACTTGGTGGCTACCACTGGACTACAAGAGGCTACTTCTATTGATACTCCCATGGAATTAAACATCAAGCTTCGCAAAGAGGAGGGTGACCTACTTGATGATCCAAGTTTATACCGAAAGTTGGTAGGTAGTCTTGTCTATCTCACCATTACTAGACCGggcatttctttttttgtacaGCAAGTCAACTAGTTTCTTCAGACCCATCGTCATCTTCATTTGGTTGTTGTCCGCAAAATCATCTGCAATGTTCAGGGCATTTCTCCCCGTGGCTTATTCTTTCCTACAAGCAATTCTCCTCGTCTTGCTGCTTATAGCGAtgttgattgggttggttatgcTGATACACATCGCTCCATCACTGGTTGGTGCGTGTTCTTAGGTGGTGCATTGATCTCCTGGAAGAATACGAAGCAAGATAAAGTTTTTAAGTCATCTACAGAATCTGAGTACCGGGCAAAGTCTCTtgcttgttttgaaattatttgacTTCGAGGTTTGTTTGCTGAGTTAGACTTTTCTGAGACCGATCCTACACCTTTACACACCGATAATACAAAGTGCTATTCAAATGACGGCCAATCCTATCTATCATGAGTGCACAAAGCATATTGAAGTTGATTGTCACTCTATTCATGAAGCCTTTGAAGCTTGTGTTATCACTCTTTCTCCATATTTCCAATAAACTATAAATtgctgatatcttcaccaaggcTCTCACTCGTCATTAACATTGCTTCCTAAGTAGCAAATTGATATTTGTTGATCAACCTGCATCAATTTGACGGGGGCTATCAATGGACAGGTTTgctgtccatatttgtttccttatttattttcttaatttactaTTATGTACAATTAGCATAATATTTGACAGATTGTATAGGGATAGAATTATCATATActtatttcttttcatgtatagAACTCTTGTACAGTTTATATAATAAACCGAGATCACAAGGCCAATTGATTCGGCCATTCAAACAGAATTCTGACTTATTTTAacatgagatttgaaaaaattgaattagttattttattttgtgtgagaatttagaaaaagttgtaatgattagatgtgatgaaatgaattgagttgaaaaattttatgaaaacaaacgagacatgAGTATATGTCTGAAGTCTTTTAGAGCCTCTTCAAACCTTCAAGATCTCGTCAACCCCATATATAGGCAATAAGTCTGCAGCTTTATTAATCTGCCTGAAAATGTGATGTACTGAAATGACCAAAGTGCTTCTTCCCCAATCTTCTTTTATTGCCCAATGGACCTCACCCGCTCCATTCCACCAGTTTGCAAGATTTTTTGAATCAGTTAACTTCAACTCTCTGTTGCTGTAGAAGTTGAGACTATTCAAAAATTCTTTTAGGATGAGACTGAGGGaatcccatctctctctctcaccccaTAAGTAGAGATGAGATCAATTTCAATCCCCTTCTTATACAACCTCATCCTGAGCACGGGGGCAAtagttttttcttgaaaaaatattcGCATCATCCCGAAGCCGCcgcacactcaatgcattgagtgaataaaatatatatataatatatatatatacatgtgagATGTGCTGCGGTTTCCAGCTGATGCATAGCAcagctcttttttctttttttcagatTCCTGTCTATCAGGGTTTAACTTGGGCAAGGTAGAGGGTAGATTGGGTTGTCTCCTACCATGAAGACGAGGAGGCAGTGGAGGAAAATTAGAGAGCCAGGTGGTTGTGGAAGAGAACGTACTACTACTCACCAGCCAATCTCACACTATTTTCAGTTTCGTGAGATATGAAAAGCTAGTGTTGCTTTCCAAATTTCCAACAGCAAAGTTAAACAAGATGGGCAGAAAGTTTCAGAGGATAAACATTGATGCAATTAAAAAGAGTAGAGTAGGATTCTGTAGGaacgaagaagaaataaatgCCAGACTTGGGGAATGTAAAGATGTAATTCAGCCATCGCATCACAATTCAATTCATGTTCACTAGGTATAAATAATTATCATTGATAGTCTTACGAAAGCAAAAGACGAAATTGCTGGAAGCAGCAGCTTATTATAATTAGATCAGTCCTAAATTTCTACAGTTCCGGTAAGCTAAAAAGGCAAGATTTTCCCTGactaattaaagaaatgacCCTCTAAACATAATATTAGGGACATATCTCCAGGAGTGGAGCCAACGAGAAATTGCTTTCGTCTCCATGACTTCAGTCTCCATTAGTTGAAGTTCTTGTACAGCCACAAAAACAAGCCTTCTTTCGTCTTGCACTACTCGTCCCACTGCTGTGAATAAAGTCTCTCAAGAGAATGCCTGTTCTACTTTTGGAAAATCTGTACTTTGCTTTGCTTCTCTTTTCATCCTCCAATTTCAGCATTACATACTCGATGTTCTGTAACTCAATTTGCAATCGTCCAATCTTTTCGGCCGCATTTCGTGCCTGTTCTATTACTCTTTTTCTGGAGACATTTCCAGCATCCTCCAACTCTTCTGAAGGTTTCCCATTCAAAGATTGGGGGCTATGATCAACCTCCTTCGTCAATTTATCATTGATATCCACTAGCTGCGAAACAGCCTCCTCAACTTCTTGTAACCTTCTTTTCACTGTTTCATATTCGATCCCATTGGCCTTCTTGCTTCTCTGgttcatttccattttctttttcagattttgcaAAGTTGTCTGAACACTCGTCAATTTCTGAGCATCTGAAGCAAGTCTCTCCAGGAACTTTCCCTTAGAGGCATCTTGATTTGGCTGTCTAACAGTAGTAGATACCTCTAGCTTGTCAATGCCCAACTCCTTCTCGATCTGTAATTCTGAAGAGATATACAGACCCTTCTCCTCGTCCTCAAAATTGTGGCATCCAATAATATCTTCCATTGGTGCAGAAGCCTGCTTTTGTGTCTCAATGATCATTGGATCTTGGCTGCAATCCCGCTCTGCAGTTTCCCATAACTCAAGCATCTGATCATCAACTCCACCCTTATCTCTCCTGCTTCTCGCATAGAATGAACTATCCGAGACTTGATCAAGTGGAATATCTTTCATCAAAGTTCCATTTTCTGGTTTAGTCTTCTGTAACTCCAGGTCATTGGCGAGATCATTCCCCAGtttcatctcttcctttctcATGTCTTTAACTTGATGTAATGTGCCTTCCAATCCCAACTCTTCAGTCTCTTTCAGTACACGTTCGACTTTGATGTTAGTGTTTATGCTTTCTTGAGTTGCACGCCTTTCCATTTCTCCCACCACTGCCTTTTGCACTGCTTTAATCCTTGTCTGCAATTTCAGCAAATCTGCAATTCCATCCTGCATCACAGTACTTTGATCTTCTATAAGCACTTGACGGCTCTCTTCATGAAGATGAATTGCCATCTCCTCATCCTAAAGATATGCATGTCAAATAACCATGAGATTCAGCAAGAGACCATTTATACACGTGATATCTAAATAGCAATGTTAGATTGGTTTCACACATaccctttattaaaaaaattgtatatagaaAAACATAACACATAAATCAATAAGATTTCAATATTCGTACAGCATATCGGGTAGGTGAAACTACAAGTTTATGGCAAGAAACAATTCTGTCTATTATAAGATTAAGCTGACTAACTGTATCTCATCTATTCAACTTACTGCATAGAATTTGATTTTCAAATCAGtttgaaaatatcataaagATGTACTCTGCAAATATCAACACGACAAACTTAAGGATATTGGGATTCTGCAACGCCTTAATACTGTCACTCCAGAGCCACCAACATTACAAATTTATTCTAATCTTCTCATGTATAAGACAGAGAATAAATGCTCGTACAAAATGTAAAACCAGCATTtattaaaagcatataaattcCTGTACAAAATGTAAACAGGTCGGTTCCATCACCCACATGTAGTAGAATTCAGATTGaaaatcatgatcatgtgcACAAGTTTTGAATATCACGCCAATTAAAATTCAGCATAGTCTAAAAAGTAACTAATGGTTTGCTATGACCAATACACAAGTGCAGAAAATAATTGTTGGCAACTTTGCCAAAAAAATTAGGAATTTAAGCCATAAATATTGCACACTTTTTCTTTAAGGAGAGAATgccaaaaactaatatttttatgcaCAGCAACCATATAGCTTTAACTAGGACAGTATGTGGTTGACACTAGATGCTTTCTAAAAGAGGAAAGAGGTACCTTTTCTTCTCGATTTCCTGCCATGGAAGGCTTTGTATGAAGAGGGGAATTATGCTCAAGAGAGGCTATATCATCTCTCAGTGAAGCTATGACAGGAACATAAGCAGACAACTGGGCCTTCACTCCCCCAATTTCACTTTCTAAGAAGCTAACTCTTTCCTTCATCTGTTTAATCTCCTTACTTTTTGCAGCAGTTTCATCTTCAAGAATCTCACAAACTCCAGTAAGTTCTTGAACCTTATTTTCAAGTAGAACTTCACGAATGGCAGAAATATGgagatcaaaataaaatgtagcAGCCTCAGCCTCCCAGAGTTCAAATTTATCTCTCTTCTCTTGCAGCTCTGAACTCAAATTCTCTTCTCTAATCCTGTGTTCTTCAATTTCTGTATGTAGTATTTCTACTTCAGACTCCATATTTGCATTCACTTCACGAAGGCATTCAATTTCCTTTTTCTGAATTGTGCTATCTTCCAGCACTACAAGAATCTGTTTCTctagattttctttaatttgttttgattcttTACATTCCATCTTCAGTTCCTTAACAGTCTTGCACAATTCAACATTTACATCCTCAGTAGCTTTAAGTATCTGTTCTGCTTCTGAAAGTTCTGTTGCCTTCTGTCTCAGAAAATCATCTCCAATAGAAATTTGATTGCACAATTGGTCATTTAAGTCCTTGGCCTCATTCAGCTCCCTCCCCAACTTCTCTACTGACTCATTCAGGTGTtgactttctgattctttcATTTCCATCTTCTTCCCCAACATTCCAACCTCCTCCTTCAGATCACCATTGACCAAAAGGAGACTGCTGATATTGTCAGCAAGTTCTTCTATTTCCATAGACTTCTCACTTGCTAAGCTCTCAAAAACAATAGATAGGTTGCTGAGAGCTAGCGTTTCATGGAGAATAACACTGTTTTCTTCTTCAAGGATACACTTTTCCTCATTCAGGTCTGAAAATTTCCTGAGCAAAGATTTCTTCTCTTCAAGCAACAGGGAATTCTCTTTCTGCAATGCAAGGTAAGCACCCTCCAAATTTATCAGCTTCACATGTAGGGTTTCCAATTCAACCTTTAAAGCATCCTCCAATTGGTCGCTCTCCTCCATTTCCAACCGCAAATTCCTGTTCATCTCTTGAAGCTCCTGCTTGTTCTTTTGCAGCATAGCACATTGCTCTGTCATGAACTCAAAATTGTGCGCAATGATCTTTTTCTCTGACTCGAGCTCAGCACCCTCTAATCTCAGTTGCCCAAGTAAAGTTAAGAGCACTGAGTTCTCAACCAGCAGCTGCTGCTTCTCATCCCAGATTTTCAACAGAGAACTTTTTAAATCCTCAATACCATCAAAAATATCCAATACAGGTATATGCTCCTGCACGATCTTATCTACATGCCCACAATGTGGATCAATTTGAATAGCCCTGAACACCTTATGAATTACCATCCTCAGCTTTTGGATTTCATCTAATAAGAATTCTGCTTCTACCTGCTGCTCTAGATTCTCACACTCCAACTCTGTAATCAGTTTATCTGAAAACTTGGATGTTTCAACCTGTTTTTGACATTCAAATGCTAGAGACAGATTCTTTTCTTCCAGATCTTCTATAAACTTCTGCAGGATGAAAATCTCGACCTGAGCAACAACTGCTCTGTCTAGCTCTTCTTCAAAGCCCTTCTTCCCCAACCTACTTTCTTGTTGCATGATATGGATTTGATTTTCCAAACCTGCCAGTCGAGCCTGACTTGACTGCACAAAACTTGTGCGCTCTTGTTTTTCTATAAAGAGGGAACCCTGCAGTTCTACTACTTGACAAAGTGTgcattctttctctttctccagaTCTGAATATTTTTCTTCCAGTTTCGTAAACCTCTTTTCCAGGTTTCCGAGTCTCTGTTCAACATTTTCCAACTGAGATACCAGGCTGCGTCTCTCACTCAGAAGATTGGACTTCTCATTACTGAGCAACTGGCATAGTTCTTCTAAGCTTTTAGACTTGGCCCTCAAACCTTCAAGCTCGAGATTAGCACAAGAGAGTGAATTCTCCAGTAAGGTGTTTTTATCCATGAGCTTCTGCATGTTCTCGGTGATAATTTGCAACTGTGAAAGCAGAGCAGCTTTTTCTGCAACAAGCGTGGATTTGTCTTCATGGAGAAACTGACAGGACTGCTGCAAGTTCTTAGcattctctctcattccctccAACTCACCATTCAATCCCGAGAGGGAATTCTCGAGAGCAACATTCTCTTTTGAAAGATCATCCATATGCTTCAACTTCTCATTAATAGCTTCTCTCTCGTCTCTTTCCTTTTTGCAGACCTCTTTCAAGTTTGAGTTCTCAACTCGCAAGTCCTTCACATATGACTCAACGCATTCAGGACTCAAACCTACTGACTCCACTTGCTCCATAATGGCCTGGTATCTTCCATTCAAGCCCTTGATTTCCTTCTGCAAATGGTAAATCTGCTGCTGGAGGGTATCGCTTTGGTCTGTTTTTAGTGCAACCTCCTCTTCAAGTTTCTCTTTCATTGCCTTCAAGTTAGAGACTTCATTTTGCAGATTGTTTATGGAAATAGCAGAAGACAACTTCACTTCATTCAGGCTCCTGTTTTCTTCCTCAACCCTTTGAAGTTGTTCTTCCATACCATGTTTGCAGATCCCCAAGTCTTTCAACATCTGAAGCCCATTTTTTAGCTCCAATGTCAGACCTCTCTGCTCCTCTTGAGATTGGTAGTGTAATTTCTGTAAAGCTTGGAGACTGGATTCAATTTGCTCAAACCTTGAGCGCTCCTCTTGCAttagagtttgtaatttttCCAACTCATAATGCTTTTCTGAAAGTTCATGATCCTTCACTGCAATCTTCTGCACCAGATTGTTCGCTTCTAATTTCAAAGATTGATTTGAACTTTCCAACACAAGACATTGTTCTTCTGCACTCTTCAATTTTGCAGCTCCCCGAAGAATTTCGCTGTACAGTCGTTTGGTATCTTCTTGTGCTTGAAAAAGTTCACTTTCCATCTTAGCTAGTTTCTCTAAGCACTGCTTATACTGAAGTGCTGCAGCTTCTTTCTCTTCATTTAATTCCGTGAAAGCTTTCTTCAGTGCTTTAACTTCAGTTTCTGCTCTTTCAATTTGCTCATTTAAAAATCGAGCATTTACCTCAGCAAGTGAGATTTTAGTCTCCAGCACAGATATCTTCTCAAGACATTGTCTGTTCTGGAGAAGAGCTGACTTCTTTTCATCCTCTAATCTAGAAAGTTCACTCTTGAGATGTTGGTGCCCATTTTCTGCATTAATAGCTTTCTCGTTTAGCCCTTTTGCTTCCTCATGGGCAACAGATAACAAATTCTCCAGACTAGATATCCTCTCTAAACACTGATTGAATTGAAGAAGACCAGCATCCCTCTCAGCTTCTAACTCGGTGAGGACTTCCTTCAGTATTTTAATTTCAGTTTCAGCTTTTCTCGCTTGCTCATCAAGTCCAGCAGCATCCTTTTGTGAATGATCAAGTTCTCTCTCCAAATGtgataacttttccaaactctgCTTGTATCGAAGAAGGACAGCTTCCTTTTCACATTGAATCTCTGCTAGGGCTTTCTTTAATTCCTGAACATCATTTTCAGCTTTCCCTGCACGCTGAGACTCGGAAAGGACCTGGCTCTTGAGTTTCTGGTTCTCACGTGACATCTGAGAGAACCCATCTTGCAAATATTGTTCATTCTCTTTGGCATCATAAACATTCATGCCTTTCTTCATCTTTCCTTCAGCAACATCTGAATTTTGCGGCACTGCTTCTCTTGACACAAACAGCTCAGTGAACTGTTTAAGACCCCTTTTGTTTATTGCAGATGCACATTCTGAACTCCCTCCACCCCTCTTCGTAGTATGTAAGCTGGTTGAAGATACCCCTAGTGCATCCTTATGCAAGTCATCCGGGTCTATCAATGCACGAATTGGATGCTGCATTTCTGGTGTATGAGGTTCAGCCCCAGGGCCTGAAGAACCTGAGGGTGAATCATCAGCCAGCTCATAAGGCACTTGACTGGGGAATGCCTCTGCCATGGTTCGATGGGCCTGGCGAAGCTCCACTGTTGCATGATCGTACCTCTCAGCTA is a window from the Juglans regia cultivar Chandler chromosome 7, Walnut 2.0, whole genome shotgun sequence genome containing:
- the LOC108989443 gene encoding uncharacterized mitochondrial protein AtMg00810-like; translated protein: MGIVGLLIYFDDIVITGFDSALLRSPSGISLNQHKYASDLVATTGLQEATSIDTPMELNIKLRKEEGDLLDDPSLYRKLGISPRGLFFPTSNSPRLAAYSDVDWVGYADTHRSITGWCVFLGGALISWKNTKQDKVFKSSTESEYRAKSLACFEII
- the LOC108989461 gene encoding protein NETWORKED 1A-like, whose translation is MATLSHSESRRLYSWWWDSHISPKNSKWLQENLTDMDAKVKAMIKLIEEDADSFARRAEMYYKKRPELMKLVEEFYRAYRALAERYDHATVELRQAHRTMAEAFPSQVPYELADDSPSGSSGPGAEPHTPEMQHPIRALIDPDDLHKDALGVSSTSLHTTKRGGGSSECASAINKRGLKQFTELFVSREAVPQNSDVAEGKMKKGMNVYDAKENEQYLQDGFSQMSRENQKLKSQVLSESQRAGKAENDVQELKKALAEIQCEKEAVLLRYKQSLEKLSHLERELDHSQKDAAGLDEQARKAETEIKILKEVLTELEAERDAGLLQFNQCLERISSLENLLSVAHEEAKGLNEKAINAENGHQHLKSELSRLEDEKKSALLQNRQCLEKISVLETKISLAEVNARFLNEQIERAETEVKALKKAFTELNEEKEAAALQYKQCLEKLAKMESELFQAQEDTKRLYSEILRGAAKLKSAEEQCLVLESSNQSLKLEANNLVQKIAVKDHELSEKHYELEKLQTLMQEERSRFEQIESSLQALQKLHYQSQEEQRGLTLELKNGLQMLKDLGICKHGMEEQLQRVEEENRSLNEVKLSSAISINNLQNEVSNLKAMKEKLEEEVALKTDQSDTLQQQIYHLQKEIKGLNGRYQAIMEQVESVGLSPECVESYVKDLRVENSNLKEVCKKERDEREAINEKLKHMDDLSKENVALENSLSGLNGELEGMRENAKNLQQSCQFLHEDKSTLVAEKAALLSQLQIITENMQKLMDKNTLLENSLSCANLELEGLRAKSKSLEELCQLLSNEKSNLLSERRSLVSQLENVEQRLGNLEKRFTKLEEKYSDLEKEKECTLCQVVELQGSLFIEKQERTSFVQSSQARLAGLENQIHIMQQESRLGKKGFEEELDRAVVAQVEIFILQKFIEDLEEKNLSLAFECQKQVETSKFSDKLITELECENLEQQVEAEFLLDEIQKLRMVIHKVFRAIQIDPHCGHVDKIVQEHIPVLDIFDGIEDLKSSLLKIWDEKQQLLVENSVLLTLLGQLRLEGAELESEKKIIAHNFEFMTEQCAMLQKNKQELQEMNRNLRLEMEESDQLEDALKVELETLHVKLINLEGAYLALQKENSLLLEEKKSLLRKFSDLNEEKCILEEENSVILHETLALSNLSIVFESLASEKSMEIEELADNISSLLLVNGDLKEEVGMLGKKMEMKESESQHLNESVEKLGRELNEAKDLNDQLCNQISIGDDFLRQKATELSEAEQILKATEDVNVELCKTVKELKMECKESKQIKENLEKQILVVLEDSTIQKKEIECLREVNANMESEVEILHTEIEEHRIREENLSSELQEKRDKFELWEAEAATFYFDLHISAIREVLLENKVQELTGVCEILEDETAAKSKEIKQMKERVSFLESEIGGVKAQLSAYVPVIASLRDDIASLEHNSPLHTKPSMAGNREEKDEEMAIHLHEESRQVLIEDQSTVMQDGIADLLKLQTRIKAVQKAVVGEMERRATQESINTNIKVERVLKETEELGLEGTLHQVKDMRKEEMKLGNDLANDLELQKTKPENGTLMKDIPLDQVSDSSFYARSRRDKGGVDDQMLELWETAERDCSQDPMIIETQKQASAPMEDIIGCHNFEDEEKGLYISSELQIEKELGIDKLEVSTTVRQPNQDASKGKFLERLASDAQKLTSVQTTLQNLKKKMEMNQRSKKANGIEYETVKRRLQEVEEAVSQLVDINDKLTKEVDHSPQSLNGKPSEELEDAGNVSRKRVIEQARNAAEKIGRLQIELQNIEYVMLKLEDEKRSKAKYRFSKSRTGILLRDFIHSSGTSSARRKKACFCGCTRTSTNGD